One window of the Xenopus tropicalis strain Nigerian chromosome 10, UCB_Xtro_10.0, whole genome shotgun sequence genome contains the following:
- the tmem74b gene encoding transmembrane protein 74B → MDHAESLELRTVPAGHGIRAPPGEESRGFENPAYEEPADSACEDDLGHLHESRPEPRGHLGTGDTSPHSEDSQAPPAPPHSVDYGFICSLILLVSGIILVGVAYMIPREVRVSPETVSAREMERLEHYYARLGTHLDRCIIAGLGLLTLGGTLLSLLLMVSICKGELYHRKQFPAARGPRKTYGSLNLRMRPLASDGGQVLVEHELLPPNGATDQP, encoded by the coding sequence ATGGATCATGCAGAGTCCCTAGAGCTGAGGACGGTGCCCGCCGGGCATGGAATCAGGGCGCCCCCTGGGGAGGAAAGCAGAGGATTCGAGAACCCCGCCTACGAGGAACCCGCAGACTCCGCCTGTGAAGATGATTTGGGGCATCTCCACGAGAGCCGGCCCGAGCCGAGGGGGCATCTGGGCACAGGCGATACATCTCCTCACTCAGAGGACAGTCAGGCCCCCCCGGCACCCCCCCATTCTGTAGATTATGGGTTCATCTGCTCCCTCATCCTATTGGTCAGTGGTATAATCCTAGTGGGCGTGGCTTACATGATCCCCCGGGAGGTGCGGGTGAGCCCCGAGACTGTGAGTGCCCGCGAGATGGAGCGGCTGGAGCATTACTATGCCCGCTTGGGCACCCACCTGGATAGGTGCATCATTGCCGGCCTGGGGCTGCTCACCCTGGGGGGCACCCTGCTCTCCCTGCTGCTCATGGTCTCCATCTGCAAAGGGGAACTTTACCATCGGAAACAATTCCCCGCCGCCCGGGGGCCCAGGAAAACCTACGGCTCCTTGAACCTGCGCATGCGGCCCCTGGCGTCGGACGGGGGGCAAGTACTGGTGGAGCACGAGCTTCTGCCCCCCAACGGGGCAACAGACCAACCTTAG